CCCGGCCGCCGCCGTCGATGCGGACACGCAGGTAGGACCCGACACGCTTCTTCACTTGAGGAGCGCCCCCCATGCGACGACCTGGACCCCAGAAAAGTCCCATCGTTGCTGGTCAGGAGCACTCTTCGCGTTTTCGATCACACCTCGGACACCCGCCCACATGAAAGCCCGTGGTTAGCACAATGTTCGGGCCAGCTGTACCCGATGCGGTGGGTACAGCTGGCTCTTGGCCACAGCCATGCGGCCGCGGTGTTGCCGGTTCGGCCGGGGCCGCCGTTGGCCGCCGGGAGAGACGTCTCGTGCTCTGCTCACAGGCCGGGTGCCTGGAAGCCGTTCAGGTACCAGAGGGCGGCGGCGTACCAGATCAGGGCGATCGCGGTGACGAGGGTGCCTCCGGCCAGAGGGAGTGCCCAGCCGGGCCAGTGGCGGTGGCGGACCACGATGACCTTGGCGACGAATGCCCCGTAGAGGAAGCAGCCGGTGAGCGAGTGCAGCGCCACGCGGGTGTCGGTCAGCTGGACGCCGTAGGTGGTGATGCAGTGCTGAGCGATGGGGAGGGAGAGGAGGAAGGCGGTCAGACCGATGAGGCGGTGCGTCGTGTTGACCCGGTGCGGTGCGGTTCGCAGTGCGGGCAGGCCGTACATCCAGAGGGCGAGAAACAGCTGAATCAGCGCCAGGCCCAGCAGTGCAGAGCCGAGTTGTGCTTTGAGCAGTCTGGCGTCGTCGCCGCGCTGCCCGAAGAGGCTGTTCTCGTAGGCGGGGGTGTGTACCCGGCCGTACCAGTAGAGGCCGACCGTGACCGCCACGGGCAGGAGCATCCACAGGACGCCGTAGCGCCGTCGGTGGTTGGCAGGGTGAGTGAGGCCGTCCACGTGATCAGCCGCCCCCGCTCTCGGTCTTGCCGCCCTGAAGCTGGACGGCACACCACGTGGTACCGAGCGCGGCCCTGGGAGTGCCGGTGGTGCGGACCGACGACCCGGAGACCAAACGGAGATCGGTGCGGGCGGATGCGACTGCCCCCTGTGCGGGCTGCGGGCTCACGCCGATCGTCGTCCTTCTGCCGCCGGAGCAACCGATGTCCACCGTGGCACGCATGGCGTCAGCGGCGACCGAGCCGGTCGCGAGGCGAGGGTTTCTCAAAAGGTTCTCCAGGCGTTGCGGGCCGATCTCGCCAGTACGTCCGAAGAGTCCCGTCCGGGTCCAGTCGGCACGCCAGCAGGTACGCGGATCAAGGAGAGCGGTTGGACCGGACGGCCGATGAGAGCGACATGCCGACCCAGGTGAAGGAGGGGCCGTGTTCGTAGAGCCATAGGTGCCCGAGTCTTCGGACCGCCTACGGCACCGGCCGGGACGACGAGGGCGAGCGGGCGGGCATCGCCGAAGTGTGGCCCTTCGCAGGTGCACGACTGTGATCGGGGCGCGTTGTGCGGGCGAAGGCGCGTCGGTGTCTGGTTCATCTGTCCGGTGTCGTGGTGCGGAGGTCGGGCCGCACTCGGCTGGTCGCGTCATGGTGCGGCCGGGTGCGACGGTGTCGCCGGACCTCGAACGTCTGCCAGGCCACGACCGTCAGCAGGGTGAGCGTCTCGGCGATGAGGCTGAGCAGCGTCTGCGGGGCGGGCTGCAGGCCGCGTTCGGTGAACCCGAACAACCCGATGGTGCGGGATGCGGCGAACCCGGCGAGCGCGCCAATGGCGATCGCGGCGGCGGCGATTCGGAGTAGCAGGGGTGCCGCCAACAGGAGAAGTGCGGCAACCGGGAAGGCTGCGCCGGCCTGCAGCAGGAACAACGGGCCGATGACGTGGATGAAGCGGTATCCGTCGATGTAGAGCTGGGCGTGGATGTATCCGCTTGCCGCGAGCGTGGCGGCGAGCACCAAGCGCAGTGCGAGAGCGGGCAGGCTCCGGGGGTCATGTGAGTTTCTCGTCCTTGACCGCCAGTGCGTGGGTGCCCTGCCGGTAGTTGACAGTGCGGATGCCGAGTGCGTCCTTGAGGCGCCCGGCGGGCAGCACCTGCGGAATGGGGCCGGGGCCCTGGCCGGGTTTGGGAAACGGGTAGCAGGTGGGGGCGGCCGAGTGGAAGGTGATGTTGCCCTCGGTCTTGGTGAAGAGCTGGTGGACGTGCCCGTTGAGGCACGTGACTGAGGAAAAACGGCGCAGCATCGACAGCACCTGCACGGCATCGTCGGTGCCCCAGCCCCACTTCGGATACATCGCGAACAACGGGATGTGACTGAAGACGACGATGGGGGTGTCCGACGACAGGCCGGCGATGTCCTTGCGGACGAAGTCGATCTGATCGCTGCCCAGGTGGCCGAGTTGCTCAAGGTGCAGAGTGTTGACCAGCGCGATGAAATGCACACCATGGGTGTCGAAGCTGTACCAGCCGTCGCCGAGGGTGTTCTTGGCGAAAGCCTGTCGGTAAGCGCGTCCGTTGTCTCCGATCGAGTCGTGCTCACCCGGCACGGTGAAGATCCGGTCCGTGCGCAGCTGCGACAGCATCTGCTTGACCTGGTCGAATTGGGCGGGGGTGGAAAGGTGTGTCAGATCGCCGCTGTGCATAACGAAGTCGGGGCGGAATCCGAGTGAGTTGATCTGGGTGAGCGCTGCGCTGAACGTTCCGGAGACATTCATGTTGGGGGGGCCGTGGAAACCGATGTGGCTGTCGGAGACCTGCACGAATCGCAGGTCTGCGCTCCCCGCCGGGGTGGGGTCCGTCGAACCGGGGATATGGCTGATCACCTCTCCCCCGGTGACTGTCAGGATGACGGCGCCACCGAACCAGGCGGAGTGCCGCATGAGCTGACGGCGGGACATGCCGTGCTCGCCGTCGCCGTTGGAGTCGTGTGTGGGTTCGGTCATGGGGTCACCTCCACAGTGGCGGTCATGAACGGGTGAATGGTGCAGTAGTAGGCGTAGGTGCCGGGTTTGGTGAAGGTGTAGCTGTAGGTGTCGTTGGTGGCCAGGCCTGCCGACTTCAGCGGCCCGCCCGATCCTTTTTTGCTGGTGACGGTGTGAGTGTCGGTGTCGGTGTTGGTCCAGGTCACCTTCGTGCCCGCCTTGACCGTCAGTTTCGCCGGGGAGAAGGCAAAGTTCTTGATCGTCACCGCGTTGGCGGCCGCCGGAGCGGACGATCGGCCGGCGGTAGGTGAGGTCGAGGGCGTGCTTGGTGGCGGGGTGACCGTACCGCCCGTTCCGGAGACACCGGGCGTTCCAGGCAGGGTCTGGCCAGTGCCGGGACTCAGTGCGCCCGATGGTTTGGTTTGTGATGATCCGCCGCACGCACTGAGCAGTCCCAGTGCTCCGGCAACAGCGACAGCGGCCAGGCACGTGCGCGACCGCCGGACAAGCACAGAGGAGTTCGCATTCATGGTCATCGTTCCTTCTACGCATTCCCCACCGCACGGGCGGGTGTGATCCAAGACCGATCCGCGATCGGCCTGTTTCAGGCAGATAGGCGACCGGGTTATGCCACCCGGGGGTATTCGAAAGGGTGTAACCCGGTGGGTTACTTTAAGTGGGCAAACAGTGGATTCCATTCAGCGAAACGAATCGCACAGCGAAGTCTTCGTTGTTTCACTGCGGCGGCGGGTAGCAGTACGCCGGCGGTGTCGCAGCTCCAGCTGTGCGATCGGGGTGTTCTCGGCGTTGGTGGCGAAGCAGGTGATCCGTATCCCGCCCGCATCGGTGATACGCAACTGGACGCCGGGGTGGGGCCGTTCCTTGTGGACGATCAGCCGCATCCCCTTGGGCCACCTTTGAGGCAGTCGCCGTCGCGGATTTCGCTGTCCGGCTCGACGGCGGGGGGGCCACGCGCCGGCCGGGACCTTCAGCACGGCTTGGTGGATGGCGTCGGTGATGGTCATGCCGACCGAGTACGACAGCCGCCGCCCCCGCTGGGTGAGCCACTTCAGGAACTCGTGTGTCCCGCCGCCGGAGTCAGTGCGGATCAGTGTCCAGCTTCCGCGCCGGTATTGCTTGGGCAGCTGGGCCAGGGCCAGGCGGGCGGCTTCGATGTGGTCGGCGGACGGCGGGCCGTCTCCACCAGCAGGACCGCGCCGGCCGGTGAGACCACCCCACGACCACCGGCCTCAACGCGGACACGAACCGATTCGCCTCTTCACCTGAGTAGTACTTCTTCCCATGCGACGAACAGGACCCTAGACAAGTCCCATCGTTGCAGGTCAGGAGCACTCTTCGCGTCTTTGATCAAGCAGTGGACGCAGCCGCTCGCGAAAGCACGAGGCCAGGGTCAGAGTGGACGTATCGTCTGGATGCTTGAGGGAGTGAAGGGTTCCGGGTGTCGAGATGCCTGGCCTGACCCTCACGATCCGTCACGTCGAGTCCCGATCGCGGCCGCCAACCCGGAGTGCGAAGCCCTCCGGGAAAGTGCCGCGTAGCGGCACCGCGTCGCGTCACTCCGCACCGACCCGCTCGTGCCACCCACCTCCTGCGCGCTCTGCTGGTCCTGACGAACCTCGAAGTCAACCGCTGACTGTCTTCGATGGGTGGAGAGGTCTCCCTGCAGGAAGGGGAGTCAGCTCCACTGTCGATATGCGCTCTAGCTGGATTCCTCGCTGCTGCGCCGATCCGTAGGTTTCACGTCATGACGCTTTCAACCAGGCACTTACCGCTCGTCGACCGGCGACGTGGCCTGTTCATCTTCCTCGGTGTCGCTTACATCGGCATGTGGGCGGCCATGTCACCACTCCTGGCCAGCGGTTACCAGCGCGGTGACGCACGCGAGGAGACTGGTGCACTGGAGCAGGTGTGCATCGCGGCCGCGATGTTGGCGCCTGCCCTCGCCGCAATCCTCGTCGTCCGCTGTGTCGAGCGCAGCGGCCGGGTGCGGGACACGCTCGCCCTGCGCTGGACGAAGCCCTGGGGGCGTGCTGCACGGGCGTGCCTGATGGCTTTCGTCGTCCCCGCCGGCCTCACCACGGCTGCTCTTGCCATCGGCACCTTCGCCGGCCGCTACCCGTTCGGTGGAGTGCACTGGAACGGGCTCGGCTCGTGGGCGGCCGCAGCGGTGCTGAACATGCTGGTGTCGCTCCCGCTGTTCTTCGGCGAGGAACTGGGCTGGCAGGGCTACCTTTTTCCGCGCCTCGCACAGGACGGTGACCGCCGGAGCCTGATACGGGCGTACGCAATCACCGGCGCGGCCTTCGCCCTGTGGCACCTGCCCACACTGCTGATGGGCGGCCAGTATCCAGGTCGGCCCTGGTATGTGTCGGTGCCCGCCATGCTGGTGAGTTGCCTCCTCATCCTGCCCGTCTTCACATGGCTGCGTCTGCGCTCCGGCTCGGTCGTACCCGCCGTCATCGGCCATGCGTTCGTGAGTTCGGTGAGTGTCGCCATGGTCACGGAGTTCGCCGATTCCAAGGCAGCACTGGATCCCCTGCACATGAGCATGGCCGGATGGCCCGGCTGGATCGCCACAGGCGCATTCGTCGCCTTCCTGACGCTGACCGGCCGACTCCAGCCATCCTTCTACACGGCCCGAACCGTTCCTCACCCCGCATCGATCCGCAAACTGTAAGTGCGTGTTCTGCGGGGCCGACCACGGGCCGAGCCACCAAGGCCTGCCAGGAGCGCGGAGTCGACACTGCGCCCGTGGCTGCTGTCCGCCGAGCGGATCGAGCCGATGCGTCACCGGGGCGTGCGCACTACCGCTCGCGTCACAATTGGCGGGCCCTGGTCACCGCCTCACGTATCGCACTGGCCGTCCGGGGCCGCTGCGTTACCAGCAGTTCGACTGCCCGGCCCAGCCAATCCGAGTCGGCGAGCCTGTCCGCCTCGCCCTCGCTGGCGGTCTGGCTGAGCAGTTCCTGAAACAGCACCAGTTCAGTTGAGTTGTACGCGCGGGGGTGGCGGTCGAAGGATGCCAGCCAGTTCTCGTACGGGTGCCGCAGTGTCATGTGTAGATATCCACGGCCATGCCCCTTCCAAGGGCCCGGCAACCCGCCCAGCAATGCCAGCACGCCGTACGAGCCCTTCGGGGGGTACTTGGTGCCCAGCGTGAAGCCGACCAGCATGACCCTGGGCCAAGGAATCAACTGCCCTTCGGACTCACCCCCGTGTTGGTACAGCCCCTCTGTGCGTAACTCGAGCCACGTGCTGCCCAGCCGTAGGTGATCGCCCAGAACCCAGCGATCATCAACCTGTTCCAACGGCCCCAGAGATCGGCGTATGTCACTCATCCGCTCATTGGAGCACACCAGGCAGCTCACGCCCTGGCGATACGCTGCACAGATTCCCAAACATGAGAGTGCTGGGGCAGGCATCTATGGCTTTGTTCACGAGAACGGGTTCTGGCTCAGTTTCCGTGAGGCGCATACGTTGAGTGCTCCGGCGAGCGACCATTGTCGAACATGACCCCGCGCTAGCCCACGCGCACCGGGACATTGACCCACCGGGCCTTGCCGTCGACGGACGAGGCGGGGCTGTTTCCCGCGCTCACACACCTGTCCGCTGTCCACAGGCCCGCATCCGCAGAGTGCTGAGCCGTGCCAACTCGTACCCCTGCCACCGCCAGGCGCAAGGCCAAGAAGGCCCCGCTGCGGCATCGTGCACCGGCGCTTCCTCACCCCTGCCCAGCAGGAAACGCTGAGCACCCGCTACCCACATGGCCCCCGGGCCCAGATCAGGTTCCTCCTGGACCACTACGACAACCGCCCCGACGTCCTCGCGTCCCTGCTCGGCATGCGCCACTGGGCCGCCCGCCGGCTCGCCCGCGGCTGGTCGATCCCGCTCAGCTACGCCCGGCGCGACCAGCTGCGCTCACGTGTCCTGCGCCTGGTCTGCCCTCTGTGCCAGAAGGAGGACCAGGCCGAGCGGGAGCGCGAGGCCGCCAGGGGGAAGGAGGCACTCGACATCCGGCGCAAGATCCGCCAAGCACGACACCGGGCGATGTAGCCCGCGGTGCCGGCAACGTCTGGCTACCGGTACAAGTACCGGTAGCCAGAACCGGCCTCGCCGTCATGGCTACTGCGCCCAGTCGATGTCGCGTGCTTCCAGGCCGTCCGCGTAGGCCACGTACGAGATCCAGCACCACGTTCCGAAGGCGTGAGCGATCTCCTCGTCGCCGGGGACCGGCCACCGGTCCCGGATGCCCGGCGGCATCGACGAGCAGAGCCTGTACTGCCGTCCGCGCCTCGGTGGACGGCAGTTCGTCCATGGCCTCGGCAGCGAGCCATTCCAGCCGGACGTCACACCCCACCTCAGCCCTAGAAAACGGGCAATGGCCGCCCCGAATACGGTCGGCGCCCTTGACGGGCAATGGAGTTCCGCCACTATCCTTGCAGGCAGAATATTGGTCTAGACCTCTTGGAGTCCAGGTGGGAAGACGCGTTATCGCTCTGAGCGCATGTCTCGCACTTGCAAGTTCCATGGCCTTCGGCGCGCTGGCTCAGGGCCCCGTGGCCTTTGCCGCAACTTCGCAGCAGGAGCCGCCCGCCACCGCCGAACCGCTGCCGCCCGTCTCCCCCACGCCCCAGTCGCTCACTCGCACCGGCCGCGATGCCACCGTGACCGGCCGTGTGCTCCTCGTCGCCGACGACGCCACGGACGCGGCAGCGCGTGACCGCCTCGTCCGCGAGCTCAGGAAGCACGGCGCCGACCGGGTCGACATCGTCACGCCCGACAACGTCCCCAAGGCCGCCGCCGGCCTGCTCACCGTGCGGATCGGCCCGGCCGCCCGGCCGGACGTTGCCGAGGCGCTCGGCGACGTGGCCGCCCCGGACCGCGCCGAGGGATACACCCTGCGGGTCGACGTCAGTGAGCGGGGCAAGCAGATCGCCCTGGGCGGTCACGACGCCACCGGCCAGTTCTACGCCGTGCAGACGCTCCGTCAGCTCTTCGTCCGCGGCGACGACGGCTGGAAGATCACTGGCGCGCAGGCCGTCGACTTCCCGTCGATGCCGCTGCGCGGCACGATCGAGGGCTTCTACGGTCAGCCCTGGACGCACGCCGAGCGGCTGGACCAGATGGACTTCTACGGCGACGTCAAGGCCAACACCTATATCTACGCGCCCAAGGACGATCCCTACCACCGCGACAAGTGGCGCGATCCTTATCCCACCGACAAACTCGCCGAACTGGGCGAGCTGGTGAACCGAGCCAGCGCAAACCACGTCCGTTTCACGTTCGCCGTCTCACCCGGCGGCTCGATCTGCTACTCCGACCCCGACGACCGCAAGGCCCTCAAGGCCAAGCTCCAGGCCCTCTACGACCTGGGCACCCGGTCCTTCTCCATCCCTCTGGACGACATCAGCTACACCAAGTGGAACTGTGCGGCCGACCAGGCGGCGTACGGCCAACCGGGACGCACCGCAGCCGCGAAGGCGCAGGTGGATCTGCTCAACGACCTCCAGCGGAACTTCATCGCCACCCATGAGGGCGCCCGCCCGCTGCAGATGGTGCCGACCGAGTACGGCGACCTGACCGACACCAGCTACAAGCAGACGATGCGGGCCACCCTCGACCCCGCGGTCGTGGTCATGTGGACCGGTACCGACGTCGTACCACCGACGATCACCAACGAGCAGGCCGACGGCGCATCCAAGCTCTTCGGCCGCAAGGTCTTCGTCTGGGACAACTACCCGGTCAACGACTACGGCAACACCAGCGGTCGGCTGCTGCTCGCCCCCTACGACAAGCGCGAGGCGGGACTCTCCGAGCACCTCTCCGGCATCGTCGCCAACCCGATGAACCAGCCGTACGCCAGCAAGATCGCGGTCTTTGGCGCCGCGGACTTCACCTGGAACGACAAGGCGTACGACGCGAGGACGAGTTGGGCGCGTGCCATGGCCTACCTCGCGGGCGGTGACCGCCGGGCCACCGACGCGCTGCTCGTCTTCGCCGACCTGGAACACCTGGCCCCGACCTTCGGCACCACCCCCTGGCAGTCCCAGGCACCCGAACTCGCCAGCCGGATAGCCGAGTTCTGGAAGGCGTGGGACGCGGGCGACCGCGCTGATTCTGTCAAGACGCTGCGCACCTACGCGAACGAAATTGAGGAGGCCCCGGCCGCCATCCGCGCCGGATCGGTGGAGCAGGGCTTCGCCGCCGATGCCAAGCCCTGGCTGGACGCCACCCAGCTGTGGGGCATGTCGATGGTGAAGACACTGGACGCGCTCGCAGCCCGGCAGGCCGGTGACAAGGAGAAGGCCGAGGCGCTGCTCGCCGACTCCGAGGCTCTGCAGAAGCAGGCCCGGGCCGTACGGGTCGATCCGGCGCGCAACACATGGGGCAAGGTCCAGCCCAAGGTCGGCGACGGGGTAC
This genomic interval from Streptomyces sp. NBC_00376 contains the following:
- a CDS encoding DUF6529 family protein; its protein translation is MDGLTHPANHRRRYGVLWMLLPVAVTVGLYWYGRVHTPAYENSLFGQRGDDARLLKAQLGSALLGLALIQLFLALWMYGLPALRTAPHRVNTTHRLIGLTAFLLSLPIAQHCITTYGVQLTDTRVALHSLTGCFLYGAFVAKVIVVRHRHWPGWALPLAGGTLVTAIALIWYAAALWYLNGFQAPGL
- a CDS encoding metallophosphoesterase family protein, translated to MTEPTHDSNGDGEHGMSRRQLMRHSAWFGGAVILTVTGGEVISHIPGSTDPTPAGSADLRFVQVSDSHIGFHGPPNMNVSGTFSAALTQINSLGFRPDFVMHSGDLTHLSTPAQFDQVKQMLSQLRTDRIFTVPGEHDSIGDNGRAYRQAFAKNTLGDGWYSFDTHGVHFIALVNTLHLEQLGHLGSDQIDFVRKDIAGLSSDTPIVVFSHIPLFAMYPKWGWGTDDAVQVLSMLRRFSSVTCLNGHVHQLFTKTEGNITFHSAAPTCYPFPKPGQGPGPIPQVLPAGRLKDALGIRTVNYRQGTHALAVKDEKLT
- a CDS encoding cupredoxin domain-containing protein, with protein sequence MTMNANSSVLVRRSRTCLAAVAVAGALGLLSACGGSSQTKPSGALSPGTGQTLPGTPGVSGTGGTVTPPPSTPSTSPTAGRSSAPAAANAVTIKNFAFSPAKLTVKAGTKVTWTNTDTDTHTVTSKKGSGGPLKSAGLATNDTYSYTFTKPGTYAYYCTIHPFMTATVEVTP
- a CDS encoding CPBP family intramembrane glutamic endopeptidase, translated to MTLSTRHLPLVDRRRGLFIFLGVAYIGMWAAMSPLLASGYQRGDAREETGALEQVCIAAAMLAPALAAILVVRCVERSGRVRDTLALRWTKPWGRAARACLMAFVVPAGLTTAALAIGTFAGRYPFGGVHWNGLGSWAAAAVLNMLVSLPLFFGEELGWQGYLFPRLAQDGDRRSLIRAYAITGAAFALWHLPTLLMGGQYPGRPWYVSVPAMLVSCLLILPVFTWLRLRSGSVVPAVIGHAFVSSVSVAMVTEFADSKAALDPLHMSMAGWPGWIATGAFVAFLTLTGRLQPSFYTARTVPHPASIRKL
- a CDS encoding beta-N-acetylglucosaminidase domain-containing protein, encoding MAFGALAQGPVAFAATSQQEPPATAEPLPPVSPTPQSLTRTGRDATVTGRVLLVADDATDAAARDRLVRELRKHGADRVDIVTPDNVPKAAAGLLTVRIGPAARPDVAEALGDVAAPDRAEGYTLRVDVSERGKQIALGGHDATGQFYAVQTLRQLFVRGDDGWKITGAQAVDFPSMPLRGTIEGFYGQPWTHAERLDQMDFYGDVKANTYIYAPKDDPYHRDKWRDPYPTDKLAELGELVNRASANHVRFTFAVSPGGSICYSDPDDRKALKAKLQALYDLGTRSFSIPLDDISYTKWNCAADQAAYGQPGRTAAAKAQVDLLNDLQRNFIATHEGARPLQMVPTEYGDLTDTSYKQTMRATLDPAVVVMWTGTDVVPPTITNEQADGASKLFGRKVFVWDNYPVNDYGNTSGRLLLAPYDKREAGLSEHLSGIVANPMNQPYASKIAVFGAADFTWNDKAYDARTSWARAMAYLAGGDRRATDALLVFADLEHLAPTFGTTPWQSQAPELASRIAEFWKAWDAGDRADSVKTLRTYANEIEEAPAAIRAGSVEQGFAADAKPWLDATQLWGMSMVKTLDALAARQAGDKEKAEALLADSEALQKQARAVRVDPARNTWGKVQPKVGDGVLDSFLIQADIRLQLWDAAGGSENLALKGTASASSVEQNLDRLSARYVNDGQLGTRWASGYSDNEWVQVKLAAPAEVAAVTLAWEGACATDYQIQTSLDGTNWSEAATQHPDSCGNDVIKINSGSAVQYVRMQGVKRKTTWGYSVYEMGVYGSPAADPAVAAKA